A genomic window from Triticum urartu cultivar G1812 chromosome 7, Tu2.1, whole genome shotgun sequence includes:
- the LOC125518473 gene encoding exocyst complex component EXO70B2-like yields the protein VKSINIGKRLQPAKRPKLGLVPSLATRALQGTRIRPAHRPSLFSSLISSGRTRSTRSSSPRTPSLPHTSCTHRSFLGLPSPRLIRGFRDVHISRPGEPLQPGPRPFRHACVLVDASHNFSPALLSLLLLRLDFPSKKGKCYARIPLTDLTTAAAMHGHHEISSSSGGSSPTSLSDPSIDSDDGSATTDEYCPDDPREFRRHVSFFSPSVLAEVDPSSFRPISSSSSCVLADVDKHLQRMVLLLPAFSAAATAPRADALRQWLAGFDVGWVLDMDDRRSLPRREVGRRVRAWAQALGTMERVFRHRHRKVRNPVNDAAAGELAALGQLAAESADAMLRLAGSVVALGSSPSKLLAALDVHSPVSVAYPGLARMFSWPPYHPVTAASDAALAGLVDASRRCVRDLRAFIRAPQYPWRMPQGGEVHPCVGFWMGYFRCMLRNRVSLYFVLAAGNGDADTDSPPTTPLAPHESGLVTELISCLEAVLEEQSAALAFPGLRHIFMLNNTSAILRRAVRSDLSMLLPPSWVLVREERMEGYIKAYLQVSWGTVVSRLDGKPGALNALRRRNPLSAFYLALENACSMQRGWKVPSPALRAALRSTVSGNVVPAYRRYLDDHPEVEVPAGRTAEELENQLSELFEG from the coding sequence GTAAAGTCAATCAACATAGGTAAACGTTTGCAGCCGGCAAAGCGGCCCAAACTTGGGCTGGTCCCTTCGCTAGCCACGCGCGCACTGCAGGGTACACGCATCAGACCAGCTCATCGCCCATCGCTCTTCTCTTCTCTTATCTCTTCAGGACGAACCAGATCCACTCGTTCTTCCTCGCCACGAACACCATCTCTTCCGCACACAAGCTGCACACATCGCTCATTCCTCGGTCTGCCATCACCTCGGCTGATCCGGGGGTTCAGAGATGTCCACATCAGCAGGCCGGGAGAACCTCTCCAGCCCGGTCCCAGACCGTTCCGGCACGCGTGCGTTCTTGTCGACGCTAGCCACAATTTTTCCCCAGCGCTACTCTCACTACTTCTGCTACGCTTGGACTTCCCCTCCAAAAAAGGAAAATGCTACGCTAGGATTCCATTGACTGACCTGACCACAGCAGCCGCCATGCATGGGCACCACGAGATCAGCTCCAGCAGCGGAGGCAGCAGCCCGACCTCCCTCTCCGACCCCTCCATCGACAGCGACGACGGCTCCGCCACCACCGACGAGTACTGCCCCGACGACCCGCGCGAGTTCCGGCGCCACGTCTCTTTTTTCTCCCCGTCTGTGCTCGCCGAGGTCGACCCCAGCAGCTTCCGTCcgatctcctcgtcctcctcctgcGTCCTGGCCGACGTCGACAAGCACCTGCAGCGCATGGTCCTCCTCCTCCCAGCcttctccgccgccgccaccgctccGCGTGCCGACGCGCTGCGTCAATGGCTTGCCGGCTTTGACGTCGGCTGGGTGCTGGACATGGACGACCGCCGAAGCCTCCCGCGGCGGGAGGTCGGGAGGAGGGTCAGGGCGTGGGCGCAGGCGCTCGGCACCATGGAACGCGTTTTCCGCCACCGGCACCGGAAGGTCCGCAACCCGGTCAACGACGCAGCGGCGGGGGAGCTGGCGGCGCTGGGGCAGCTCGCGGCCGAAAGCGCCGACGCGATGCTGAGGCTGGCTGGTTCCGTCGTCGCGCTTGGGAGCTCCCCGTCGAAGCTGCTGGCGGCGCTCGACGTGCACTCCCCGGTCTCGGTGGCCTACCCCGGCCTCGCCAGGATGTTCTCGTGGCCCCCCTACCACCCCGTCACGGCCGCGTCGGACGCCGCGCTGGCCGGCCTGGTGGACGCGTCCCGGCGCTGCGTGCGCGACCTCAGGGCGTTCATACGCGCGCCCCAGTACCCGTGGCGGATGCCGCAGGGCGGCGAGGTGCACCCGTGCGTCGGCTTCTGGATGGGCTACTTCCGCTGCATGCTGCGCAACCGCGTGTCCCTCTACTTCGTCCTCGCCGCCGGCAACGGCGACGCCGACACCGACTCGCCGCCAACGACGCCGCTCGCGCCCCACGAGAGCGGCCTGGTGACGGAGCTGATCTCGTGCCTAGAGGCCGTGCTGGAGGAGCAGTCCGCCGCGCTCGCGTTCCCAGGGCTGAGGCATATCTTCATGCTGAACAACACGAGCGCCATCCTGCGCCGCGCCGTGCGCTCCGACCTCAGCATGCTCCTGCCGCCCAGCTGGGTGCTCGTCCGCGAGGAGCGCATGGAGGGTTACATCAAAGCTTACCTGCAGGTTTCCTGGGGGACCGTCGTGTCGCGCCTTGACGGGAAGCCAGGAGCCCTGAACGCCCTCCGGCGACGGAACCCGCTGAGCGCATTTTACCTGGCGTTGGAGAACGCGTGCAGCATGCAGAGAGGCTGGAAGGTGCCCAGCCCAGCGCTGCGGGCCGCCCTCCGGAGTACCGTGTCGGGGAATGTCGTGCCGGCATACCGTCGGTACCTCGACGACCACCCGGAGGTTGAGGTGCCGGCAGGGCGCACCGCGGAGGAGCTGGAGAATCAGTTGTCGGAGCTGTTCGAAGGCTAG
- the LOC125521517 gene encoding uncharacterized protein LOC125521517: protein MEVESAAELQERRRPPWRRTVAVQAALCLALYAAFNLGEPQLRPRGGGALGVGGGGLTFLSVAGGARTPADQARLLRQMESTTKVYEVKLVLDVARFGDDPLGQNGSLHFQALNIPWYSTTSHGQIVSNFLKKVKMPYDQILEIVGVDTGPLEDLLHDGKMSNSSREQITWLEQTLALTSNNWKIVVGYDPLVDCNEVHTTKITKIYEPLRHIFEKYAVNAYVSTGGSCGHFHHDNSMSYIQNPIPGDQTDLDGFFLHRVSPLEMETLLINLDGEVVQRSVVHQHGREAM from the exons ATGGAAGTGGAATCAGCCGCCGAGCTGCAGGAGCGGCGGCGGCCGCCGTGGCGCCGCACGGTGGCCGTTCAGGCCGCGCTCTGCCTCGCGCTCTACGCGGCCTTCAACCTCGGCGAGCCGCAGCTCCGGCCGCGGGGCGGGGGCGCGCtgggcgtcggcggcggcggcctcacCTTCCTCAGCGTCGCGGGCGGCGCGCGGACGCCCGCTGACCAGGCGCGCCTCCTGAGGCAG ATGGAAAGCACAACAAAGGTTTATGAAGTCAAGTTAGTGCTGGATGTTGCCCGATTTGGCGATGACCCACTTGGGCAAAAT GGTTCTCTGCACTTCCAAGCTCTGAATATCCCCTG GTATTCCACTACATCACATGGGCAGATTGTTAGTAATTTCTTGAAGAAAGTGAAGATGCCATACGACCAAATTCTGGAAATTGTTGGTGTTGATACAGGGCCTCTTGAG GATCTTCTGCATGATGGCAAAATGAGCAATTCTAGCAGGGAACAAATTACATGGCTGGAGCAAACACTAGCGCTGACCAGCAATAACTG GAAAATAGTTGTTGGATATGATCCATTAGTTGATTGCAATGAGGTGCACACAACAAAAATAACAAAGATCTACGAGCCACTCCGGCATATTTTTGAAAAATACGCAGTG AATGCATATGTAAGCACTGGTGGTTCTTGTGGACACTTCCATCATGACAATTCAATGTCATATATTCAAAACCCCATCCCTGGAGATcaaacggatttagatggttTCTTCTTGCATAGAGTCAGCCCTCTAGAGATG GAAACCCTGTTGATAAACTTAGACGGCGAGGTTGTTCAAAGATCTGTAGTTCACCAGCATGGAAGGGAAGCCATGTAA